The sequence TCTGCTGCGTGGTCCAGAAGCACCATGTTCTGTCGTTTTTGGTTTTAAGATCTTTATCTATCAAAAGTACCTTTTCGAATTTAACTTCAGACAAACTTAACTGCATAGCCAAAGAAAGTCCCGCGCAGCCCATTCCCGCAATAATATAATCGTATGTTCCCGAAACTTCTTTTTTCAATGGACTCACTTTTTTTGTCCTGCTTTTAATTTTTTTGCTTCTGCAATATATTTCGGATGAATCAGCAACATTCCAAAGCTCTCTCCATCGTATTTACCCGTGTGTTTGTGATGCATTTTATGTGCCCTTCGCAAAGCCAGGATATACACGTTATCAGACTTGGTAAAGAACTTAAACCGTTGGTGAATAATGATGTCATGTACAAAAAAATATGCCACGCCATAGAGCAGGATACCAAAACCAGCCCAGGTATACCAGGCATATCCATTCATCATGCCCAGCATAATGCAGAGCCAGCTTGGGATGGCGTACATCAAAAAGAAAATATCGTTACGCTCAAACTTACCGGCATGATCTTTTTTATGATGATCTGAATGAAAATGCCACATAAAACCATGCATTATAAATTTATGATTGGCCCATGCGGAAAGCTCGGTTAAAATAAACGTGCCGATGATAATGGCGGTGATAACTAAAAAGTGCATTTAATAAATATTTAATAGTTTATAAAGGTTTAATACACC is a genomic window of Sphingobacteriaceae bacterium containing:
- a CDS encoding carotene hydroxylase, whose amino-acid sequence is MHFLVITAIIIGTFILTELSAWANHKFIMHGFMWHFHSDHHKKDHAGKFERNDIFFLMYAIPSWLCIMLGMMNGYAWYTWAGFGILLYGVAYFFVHDIIIHQRFKFFTKSDNVYILALRRAHKMHHKHTGKYDGESFGMLLIHPKYIAEAKKLKAGQKK